Genomic window (Lycium barbarum isolate Lr01 chromosome 2, ASM1917538v2, whole genome shotgun sequence):
TTGATCCATTCCACCTGATTTTTAAGATGGATGTTAGTGCTAATTTATCTATGCAAGCCCTTTAAACTATGATCTTACTTTCTTTACTAGAACTTAAAGTTGGATATGTGCAGCATGTGTAGAGCATATTCTATGCAACCTTCACTTAtaattttctctcttctttttttttcaaattgtCAGGATTGACAATTACAATGACAGGTAGCTCTGAAAGATCTTCCTATTAATGTCATATACCAGATTCAGGAGCACATGGATATTGAGGATTTTGCAAGAATGAGTGTCTTGTCTAGTCAGTGGAGACATGTTTGGGCTTCAAACCCGAAGCTCAAATTTTCTACGGACTTTTGCAGAAAGAGAAACTTGTTAGGCTCAATAGACATATCATTAATAAAATTGTGTCGCATCATGATGGACCCATTAAGACATTTCTCCTTGATATTCCAGTAATGGATTCGTCTGAGCAATCAGTTTTTGATGAATGGATTCTATATTTGTCAAGAAATGGTCTCATGGATTTCACCCTTTTGAATCTAGAAAATGTCAATGCTCCATATAAGTTGCATTCCGCTGTTTCAGTATGGAACTAGTATATTTGAAACTGTCAAACTGCATTTTCAGGCCACCTTGCAGTTTTGGAGGTTTCATCAGGCTCAGAAGTCGTCAACTAAATCGAGTCATCTTTGAATTAGACGTTGCATCTTCTTTCATCCGGTTTCCAAATCTTGAGTTGCTGGTGTTTCTAGAGTGTAGTGGTATTCATCATTTGAATATACATGCCCCAGAACTTTCAATCTTAAAATTTGAACACACTGTCGTTGACACAATTAAACTGGATACTTTCATGGACTGTCGTAAGCTGAaagtttttgtagtttttttacACGAAGAAGTTTCACAAAATAGACAACATGAAGTGATGAAATGGATAAAACTTTTGAGCAGGCTTGAAGTTAGAAGACTTATTTCGGAAACACACTTCATCAAGGTAAGATGGAAATTGGTATCTTTACATAGCTCATAATGATGCCGCACATATTTATTACTATTAAAGTTCTTCTTTTTTGGTTTTATTGCTGTCTAGTTTCTGGCTTCTGCTAATGTAGCAGGGAGGCTGTCAATGAGGCTCAATCTTCGCGTTCTCGGTCTTCATGATCTCGATTTTAATGATGAAGATCACATATGTTCCCTTCTATGCATTCTTAGAAGTTCTCCCAATTTGATGACACTTAGATTTCTTGTGAGTTGTTGAGTTCATGAGCTGTTACTCATTTTTCGATTGAGTATAGAGTTGCGAATCTAACTAATTTTTTCTTTATTCTACTTTTAGTTGAAAGCTTCCAGGGAAGTAGATGTAAATCATTTTGAAGGAAAACGTTGCAGTAGGATCGATGAACTGAATAACCTTCGAGCTCTGGAAATATTTAACTTCCATGGTTCAAGAGCGGAATTGATGTTTGTAAAGTTAGTGTTGGCGTCTGCTCCCTCCCTCCAGAAGGTCATAGTTGAAGTAGACAAAGAAGTTAGTGAAAGCCAGACGATTAAAATTTATGAGGAGTTAAAGCAAATCTCTCGACAGGTGTTAAACCACAAAGTAATATTCCAATGATAGAAGTTATAATCACTCACTGTTGTTATGGTTCCTATATTCTTTTGGTAGGGGAATTTGAGCTTTTAGTTACTCAAATATTGATAAATTCTGGTCTCGCTCCTTGTGAATAGTGATACTTGGCCAAGTACATTAACATTCAATTGTGTAAaatgtgcacttttttttttaataaaaaattcgGCTTACTCATGATGTTCAAATATTAAGAAATTGTGATATAGATATTCGTTAAGTCAGCTCAATTGATAATGCTATTGCCTATTGATCTACTCATCGAAAGTTTTGAATAATTTGTACAAAAAACGAATGTGAAGGTTCAGAGTTCTCAATCGATGCCTAATTTTTTCATCGAAACTAATCACTTTGTGCATAATAATTGAGAATATATTGTTCTTCATGGAAAGTAATCACTTTGTATTACTGCATCAACGGATTACACAGTTCAGATGTAACATTTGCATCATACAATCCAGCTTGGAAAAAACATCTACCATGAGATCTCCTTCAGCAAAGAAACAGAAAAAGTAGCTAATTTATACACATCACTTCTATCTCCCGCGAAGTATCCACTCGTTTCTGGATCATATCAACAACATTTTTAGCATCAGACAAAATCTTCACATTCTTCTATCCATTATTAATAGCATGTCAATCGCCTTTCTAATTTCAATCGCTTCAGCAATCATGATTCCCAACAGGGCTCCATGGGCATGAAGCAATTTCCCAAGGCTATCTGTTTACCCTTAAAAAGGTACAGTTAAATTTATTAGTGGTTTAAAGAATACGTGAGTTGATTTGTTATTAGTAAGCAAATAATAACGACAATACGATACTTAACATGGTCTTAAATCTTTGTTGTTTGTGTGTGTCCATTAGTGATATGCTCTGGGATTTTCTTTCTGAAAGAAAAAAGGGACCTTTACAAAAATAGCATGCTGAATCACTGTTTTCTTTTCCTGGCCGATATACATAAATTATATACTGATGATACGTATATTAAATATTAAGTGAACTGCTATTTAGATTAATtcttcaagaaaaaaattgatACGCATGTTGATTCcccttctctatttttttttttttttggttttctttgcTTTTCCCTTGTGTTTGGAAGAAAGTTGAAGCAAATGTCTGAACACATGTTTCGCCAAAAATTCtgatgcttttttttttctttttcattttctttttccatttttgCTACTGATTCTTGATACCTGCCTTCTGACATGGTGAGTACTGTCCATGTTTAAGAACAAAATAAATGGTTGTAAAAATGAAATCATTTTTTTGTCTGTATGTTTAATGGTGATCATTCTCTGAAATTGTTCTTCACTTTACGTATTGAGTTGGTTTAAATTTCTGTAACACATATTTCTCTAAAAATTCTGCTGCTTTTTCCTGCATTTTTGCTACTGATTCTTGATATCCTGTTTGCCTTCAGACATGGCGAAAATGAATCTTGTTTttctttgtgtgtgtgtgtgtgtgttaattgGTGATCATTCTCTGagattgtctttttttttttttttggctattttTTGTTGGGTCTCAAATAGTTAGCATTTCtatcctttttgtttttttgcttgCTTTTCCCCTTGTGTTTGGAAGAAAGCTGAAGAAAATTTCTCAACACGTACTTCCCTAAGAAATTTGTTTCTTTTCTCTTT
Coding sequences:
- the LOC132628337 gene encoding F-box/FBD/LRR-repeat protein At1g13570-like is translated as MKDLKKTDMENFLCVFLIALFMYLYNWICFDPSTMKLKMCNLFMPDLVALKDLPINVIYQIQEHMDIEDFARMSVLSIMDSSEQSVFDEWILYLSRNGLMDFTLLNLENVNAPYKLHSAVSVWNYFGGFIRLRSRQLNRVIFELDVASSFIRFPNLELLVFLECSGIHHLNIHAPELSILKFEHTVVDTIKLDTFMDCRKLKVFVVFLHEEVSQNRQHEVMKWIKLLSRLEVRRLISETHFIKFLASANVAGRLSMRLNLRVLGLHDLDFNDEDHICSLLCILRSSPNLMTLRFLLKASREVDVNHFEGKRCSRIDELNNLRALEIFNFHGSRAELMFVKLVLASAPSLQKVIVEVDKEVSESQTIKIYEELKQISRQVLNHKVIFQ